One segment of Marvinbryantia formatexigens DSM 14469 DNA contains the following:
- a CDS encoding ABC transporter ATP-binding protein produces the protein MASLSLEHIYKRYPNGFEAVKDFNLEIEDKEFIIFVGPSGCGKSTTLRMIAGLEEISEGTLKIGDRVVNDVEPKDRDIAMVFQNYALYPHMTVYDNMAFGLKLRKVPKDQIDKMVREAAKILDLDKLLDRKPKALSGGQRQRVAMGRAIVRDPKVFLMDEPLSNLDAKLRVQMRIEISKLHQRLGATIIYVTHDQTEAMTLGTRIVVMKDGIVQQVDSPQNLYNNPGNLFVAGFIGSPQMNFMDAVVNVKGKDVDLKVGSFDIKLPPEKAKALIDGGYAGKTVVMGIRPEDVHDDPAFLAQSPDTTVEATIRVYELLGAEVFLYFDLENFPMTARVSPTTTARTGDTVKFALDASKIHVFDKETELTITN, from the coding sequence ATGGCAAGTTTATCTTTGGAGCACATTTACAAAAGATACCCGAACGGATTTGAAGCGGTTAAAGATTTCAACCTGGAGATTGAAGATAAAGAATTCATCATCTTTGTAGGTCCGTCCGGATGTGGTAAGTCCACAACTCTTCGTATGATCGCTGGTCTGGAAGAGATTTCAGAGGGTACTCTGAAAATCGGTGACAGAGTTGTAAACGATGTGGAGCCGAAGGACAGAGATATCGCAATGGTATTCCAGAACTACGCTCTGTATCCGCATATGACTGTTTATGATAACATGGCATTTGGTCTGAAACTGAGAAAGGTTCCGAAGGACCAGATCGACAAGATGGTTAGAGAAGCAGCAAAGATTCTTGACCTGGACAAACTGTTAGACCGTAAGCCGAAGGCTCTTTCCGGTGGTCAGAGACAGCGTGTTGCTATGGGACGTGCTATCGTTCGTGACCCGAAGGTATTCCTTATGGACGAGCCGCTGTCAAACCTGGATGCAAAGCTTCGTGTTCAGATGCGTATTGAGATTTCCAAGCTGCATCAGAGACTGGGCGCTACTATCATCTACGTAACACATGACCAGACCGAGGCTATGACACTTGGTACCAGAATCGTTGTTATGAAAGACGGTATCGTTCAGCAGGTAGATTCTCCGCAGAACCTTTACAACAATCCGGGCAACCTGTTCGTAGCCGGATTCATCGGTTCTCCGCAGATGAACTTCATGGATGCAGTTGTTAATGTAAAGGGCAAAGATGTAGATCTGAAGGTTGGCAGCTTCGATATCAAGCTTCCGCCGGAAAAGGCAAAAGCTCTTATCGATGGCGGTTATGCAGGAAAGACTGTTGTTATGGGTATCCGTCCGGAGGATGTACATGATGACCCGGCGTTCCTGGCACAGTCACCGGACACCACTGTAGAAGCTACCATCAGAGTATACGAGCTGCTCGGTGCAGAAGTATTCCTGTATTTCGATCTGGAGAACTTCCCGATGACAGCACGTGTAAGCCCGACAACTACCGCAAGAACAGGCGACACTGTAAAATTTGCGTTGGATGCAAGCAAGATTCACGTATTCGACAAAGAAACAGAACTTACCATTACAAACTAG
- a CDS encoding sugar ABC transporter substrate-binding protein, giving the protein MKKTFFPVTAGILLCIILTAGMWIYFQSSTRSIDLQETGTQERYDRHYVLLADDVRSGLWKEVYESAREEALKNGAYLELVGSDTMTDYTLEDYLRISIASQVDGIIMQPTGEQKIRDLIQEATENNIPVVTALEDDSESERISFVGINSYQMGTAYGEEILKLLKKEHTSVLILVNSHTRDTGTNLVLSQISNVVKEGAGEGRTVDISSYDIDILGNFDSEEAIREIFVNQGKIPDILVCLDEVITECACQAVVDYNQVENVDVIGYFTSDVILNAIEKGTITATVSFSTEEIGRYSVNALEEYHTLGHVSNYFNVGLNIINSRNIRRFSAGDSGQGE; this is encoded by the coding sequence ATGAAAAAAACATTTTTTCCGGTTACGGCAGGAATTTTACTATGTATCATACTGACAGCGGGCATGTGGATTTATTTCCAGAGCAGTACGCGCAGCATCGACCTGCAGGAAACGGGAACGCAGGAACGGTACGACCGGCATTATGTGCTGCTGGCGGACGACGTGCGCTCCGGTCTGTGGAAAGAGGTATATGAAAGTGCCAGGGAGGAAGCGCTGAAAAACGGAGCGTATCTGGAGCTGGTGGGTTCGGATACCATGACAGACTACACGCTGGAGGATTATCTGAGAATCAGTATTGCATCGCAGGTGGACGGCATTATCATGCAGCCGACCGGGGAGCAGAAGATACGCGACCTCATACAGGAAGCGACGGAAAATAACATACCGGTGGTGACGGCGCTGGAGGACGACTCGGAAAGCGAGCGTATCAGCTTCGTGGGAATCAACAGCTATCAGATGGGGACTGCGTACGGGGAAGAAATTTTAAAGCTCCTGAAAAAAGAACATACCAGCGTGCTTATTCTGGTAAATTCGCATACGCGGGACACCGGCACCAATCTGGTGCTCTCGCAGATTTCCAACGTGGTAAAGGAAGGCGCCGGCGAAGGGCGCACGGTGGATATTTCCTCGTATGACATCGACATCCTGGGAAATTTTGATTCGGAGGAAGCCATCCGCGAAATCTTTGTAAACCAGGGGAAGATACCCGATATTCTGGTCTGCCTGGACGAGGTAATTACGGAATGCGCCTGCCAGGCGGTGGTGGATTACAACCAGGTGGAAAATGTGGATGTCATCGGATATTTCACTTCAGACGTTATTCTAAACGCGATAGAGAAGGGGACGATCACGGCAACGGTTTCCTTCAGCACGGAGGAAATCGGGCGCTACAGTGTGAACGCCCTTGAGGAATATCACACACTGGGTCATGTGAGCAACTACTTTAACGTCGGGCTGAATATCATAAACAGCCGGAATATCCGGAGATTTTCTGCCGGGGATAGCGGACAGGGGGAGTGA